TGCGGTTGCTTTGAGTAAAACGGGAAAACCGATTTCGATGGCTGCCTTGGTCAATGTTTCGAGGCTTTGGTCTGCTCCCTGATAACCTGGCACGATGGGAACACCGTGTTTTTGCATCAATGTTTTGGCTTGTGACTTAGAACCCATTGCAGCGATAGCGGCAGGGTGAGGGCCAATAAAAATAATGCCTTCTTCGGCGCATTTCTCCGCAAAACCTACATTTTCGGACAGAAAACCATAACCTGGGTGAATGGCATTTGCGCCTGTTTTTTTGGCTGTTTGAAGGATTTTGTTTTGGTCGAGGTAAGATTTTGCAGGGCTGCTTTCACCAATAAAAACTGCTACATCTGCCTGAGCGACAAAGGGTGCATTGCGGTCTGCCTCCGAAAATACGGCAACGCTTTTGATGCCCATTTTGCGGCAAGTGTGAATCACTCTGGAAGCAATTTCTCCACGGTTGGCAATGAGAATGGTGTTGATAGGTCGCATTTTTGTTTGTTTTATTGAACACAGAGGCTCGGAGGCACAGAGGTTTTTATTTTTCAATATTGACCACAAATATAGGGAAAATTAGGCGATATTGACTAATTATTTTATTCAATGAAACTTTGCCAACAATTTCCAATTTTGGCAACAGTTGAGTGATGCCCGTTCAACTTCTGGCAAGGTCTCCAATCGTTGTCAAAGTTTCTCTATTTCATGCTTTTAATCGCTCCAACACATAAATACAAGCCAATTTGGCTGCTCCCAGTTCGTGGTAAAAACGATTGTCGCTCTCGGCTTTTTTGACCAAAGATAAATGCCTTGAACTCATGCCAATACTATCAGCAAAAGCCTTTTGAGAGATTCCTTTCTTTTTCAATTCTACAACCAAATCCTCCAATGTCGTTTACTCCAATTTTGAATTCTGAACCAATTTTTAAGAAACAATCGAATCATCTCTTATGAACAACATCAGCATAGAATTTTCAACTCACGAAATCCTAAAATTGGCAAGACAACTGCCACAAGAAATCAAGCAAATGTTAATAACAGAGTGGTCTGTAGAACAATCTACTTCCTCCAAGAAGCAAATCTTTCCAAGTTTTCAAAACTTCCCTGACTTCAACAAACCTATTCAACTTCAAAATTATGCTGTACAAGAAAAAGATTTAGAGGGTTTAGTGAATTTATGGGAAGACGAACTGCCTGTGGAGGAATTGTGTAAAATGCTTACTCTCCAATAAAAATTCCTCCAAAAACCCAAATTCCCCGAGGTCTCGGGGCAAGCTCTGTTACCATTATCTCTTCATATTCTCCAGCACCTCCAATGTAAAAAATCGTTCATCCGTGCCTTTTTTAGCGAGATAGGGCTTCAATTTTGTTTCCAAGCCTTCCTCTTTGTAAAACTCCACCAAATCTGCCAACAATCTCAATGCCTCTGCCCGAAAACTGGCTCGTATTTTCGTTTTGTCGCCCTCCAAAAGAGCTAAAATATCCCAAACATATTGATACAATTGTTGGTTGCGTTCTTTTCGTTCTGCTTTGATATAGGCTTCGGCATATTCTTCGTTGATTTGATAAGGGAGGTCATTTATAATTCTAAGAAGGATGTAGGCAACTCGTCTGCCAATGGCATCCGTACTTTTTGCCAAAGTCAAAGAGAGGCATCGCCTAACAGGTTGTTGGGATGTTCCATTAGGTCGTTGTAAAGCTGCCTTTCCAAAGGTCGAAGCAGTTCTTTTCTGTCTTTGGTGTGTTGGGTTTTGTTGTTGCAGAGGTTTAAGATTTGTTGGAATAGGTTGTTCATTATTGTGTTGATAGAGTTTTGTTGAAGGAAATTCAATTATAAAAATACATATTAATTTTTATGTATTCTAATTTCCATTCCATCAATGGTCATTCGGATTCACCAACTGAAACCAATTGCCATCCAAATCGGTAAAAGTTAAGCACTTGTCAGAATCGATCGTTCCTTTAAAGTTTAAACCTCTCAACTCCAATTCTTTTGCAGTTTTCTGCAAGTCATCGGTATAAAGCACCAACCCTATTTTGGATTTTTCATAACTGTCTGTACTTGCTATTGAAGTGCTTCCACTCGTTTGAGGTCTTAAAAGTATTTCCAAATGGTCTTTCTTCAACCACACAAAATTTCCTGCTTGTATTACCATCTCTTCAAAGCGCAAAACATTGCAGTAAAACTCTTTGGATGCCAATGGATTTTTTACAAAAAACTCAATATGCCCAATTTGTACTTGTAGATTCATGTTGTAAAATTTTGCCCAGCAAGTTAAGCAAAATGGTCTTGTATCAAAAATGAACTTATAAAAGTTTCCTAACTTGCGCTTTGAAAAATTTTGAACACTTTATGCAATTTGAACTTACCACCACCGACCCACAATCCAAAGCAAGAGCAGGTATCATCACGACCGATCACGGCAAGATAGAAACACCGATTTTTATGCCCGTAGGAACGGTTGGCACGGTCAAAACGGTACACCAAAAAGAGCTCGAAGAGCAAATTCACGCCCAGATTATTCTCGGCAATACCTATCATTTGTATTTGCGTCCAGGATTGGAGGTATTGCAGCAAGCAGGTGGACTGCACAAGTTTATGAATTGGAACCGTCCGATTTTGACGGATAGCGGTGGTTATCAGGTGTATTCTTTGGCGGCAAGGCGAAAAATTACGGAGGAAGGGGTGCGTTTTCAGTCGCATATTGACGGGAGTTACCACTTGTTTACGCCCGAAAATGTGATGGACATTCAGCGAAAAATTGGCGGGGATTTTATCATGGCTTTTGACGAATGTACGCCCTATCCTTGTGAGTACAAATACGCCAAAAATTCGATTCATTTGACGCACCGTTGGCTCAAACGCTGTTGCGAGCATTTTGACAATACCGAACCTTTGTATGGCTATGAACAGACGCTGATGCCGATTGTGCAAGGAAGTGTTTATAAAGACCTTAGGATACAATCTGCGGAAAAAATTGCCAGTTTTGAGCGGAAGGCAAATGCGATTGGAGGATTGTCGGTCGGTGAGCCGCATGAGGATATGTATGCGATGACGGAGGTGGTCTGCAATATTTTGCCAACAGACAAACCCCGTTATTTGATGGGTGTAGGCACACCAGCTAATTTACTGGAATCCATCGCTTTGGGAATTGATATGTTTGATTGTGTGATGCCGACTCGAAATGCTCGACATGGAATGTTGTTTACAGCCGAAGGAGTCATTCACATCAAAAACCTGAAATGGGAAACGGATTTCAGCCCGATTGACGAAAACAGTCTTTCTTATACAAGTCGCACACACAGTAAGGCTTATCTTCGACATTTGTTCAAATCAAAGGAAATGCTGGGAGCACAAATTGCAACTTTACACAATTTGAGTTTTTACCTTTGGTTGGTGAATACGGCAAGGGAAAAAATCATTGCAGGAGAATTTTACGATTGGAAAGAGGTGATGGTGAAGAAGTTGGTGAGGAAGATTTAGAGCATAGTCTTTGGAGGCAGTGTGGCTCTTGTTCAATATCAATAGAAAAAACCACCACAATGCTTCAATAATGCCAAATTGCTGACCATTCTGTTTTCCGTTCCAAAACAAACTTTCTTTTCTGACAGTTAAGTTACATACAAGAGTTCTTTAAGAAGACTTCTTGTATTGATACATGGGCGATTGAAACCGCCATTGCTTAAAAACTTCAAAAATACAGTCTATCATATGAACAAGAATTTTGTTTTATTCCTTTCCTTATGCCTCCTCTCCTTTTCTTTTAGTTCCATTACCGCTCAAAACATTGCCGACAATGTGGAAGTCACTTGGGGCAATCAACACAAAGAACGATCTGGCTCTTTTATTGATGAAGTCATCGGAATAGATGAAGAACAGGTGTATGTACTTCGCTATCAAAAACCTATGGGCGGATTGGCCATGCTCCAAAACGCACCTGAATACCTCATTGAAGCCTATGACAAACAAGGAAATTATAAATCCAACCGAGAGATTTCCAACAAATACGACAATATGCGTATGGAATTTGAATTTGTGATTCACTTCAACAACCGCCTACTGCTCTTTACCTCCAATTATGACCGTTCCGAAAAGACCAATGTATTGTATATGCAAGAAGTGGATAAACGCACATTGGCTGCAAAAGGCAAACCTGAAGCAGTGGCTTACGCCAAAGGTAGAAGTCGGGTAAATTCGGGTGAATTTGATTACAAATTGTCCTTCAATCGCAAGCAGTTGGCCATTGTAGATTTGGCAGCTTATAGAAGCAAAGAACAAGATCAGTTTGGCGCACAGGTATTTGACCAAGATATGAACCTACTTTGGCGAAAAGACATGAAAGTACCTTATAGAGATGATTTGTTTGACATTGAAGGATATGAAGTGGATAGCAAGGGTAATTTTTACCTACTTGCAGTGGTCTATGAAGGACGTGCGGTCAAAAAACGTGGCGGCAAGCCCAACTATGAATATTCAATTTGGGCCTATACCGACAAGGGCAACAATACCAAAGAATACAAAATGGGTTTAGGTGAAGAGTTCATTACTGATATGACCTTCAAAGTATCGAATACAGGTGAAATCGTTTGTTCTGGTTTTTATTCTCCACAAACTACTTTTCGAATTAGTGGTACTTTCTACCAAAAAATCAACCCTCAAACAACCGAGGTAGCACTTCAAACTACAAAGGCATTTGAAACGCAATTTTTAGCCGAATTCATGTCGGACAAAAAAGCCGAAAAAGGTAAGGGTTTGTACCGTTTTGACTTGGACAACATGATTTTGAGAAACGATGGTGGAGCAATCCTGATGGCAGAACAGTTCTATATTGATGAAAGGATTTCTCGCCCCGGATCTGGCTTCAACAATGGATTCGGTAATAATGTACGTGTGGACTATTATTACTACTACAACGACATCATTGTGGTCAACATCACACCTACGGGCGAAATCGAATGGGCGACAAAAGTGCCAAAATACCAAGTGACTTCAAATGATGGCGGACATTTTTCTTCCTACTCCTATATGCTCAAAGGCAACAATATCCATCTGATTTACAATGACAATCCCAAAAATTTGTTCCCCGATGCTAGAAATACCTATTCCTTCAATGGCAAAAAATCGGTGGTGACTCTGGCAACCTTATCAGCTGATGGCAATCTGAAACGCTCACTCCTATTCAGCAATCGGGATGAGCGCATCATCACCCGTCCAAAGGCTTGCGAACAAATGTCGCTTGACCAGATGGTGGTCTGTGGTGAATGGGGTCGAAGAGCAAAAGTGGGGATATTGACCTTTGATTGAAGTATCAAAGTTTTTCGCCCACAAGACATCGGAAGTCTTTAAGACTTCCGATGTCTCCTAAAATAAAAGAAGAGCAGATATTTCTTCTGCTCTCCTTCCAATTTATTAAATCTCATGTCTTTCGTCTCACGTCTTATGTCTAAAAACAATACCCATTCGCTTCAATCATTTTATCAGCAATTGTACGACGTGCTGCAATCGTATTGAAAGGTGTGAGTTTGGTCAAACGTTTTAGCCCTATCAACATCATTTTCAGTTCTTCCCCTGCTGCAAAACCACAAATAGCTCGTTTACCATTGCTTTGAATACGCTCCATTGCATCATAGGCAAATACCTGAGCCATTGCAATTTGTTCAACACAAGCCTCCTTACCCTTCACTCCAACCATTTTCTCCACTCGAAGCAAAGCAGATTCTGCCGCAAAAAGGTCAATCATCATGTCCGAAATATTCATAACAATCTCCTGTTCATCGGTCAGTTTTTTCATCAATTTTTGAGCAGCAGCTCCCAAAGTCATCAACACCGCTTTTTTGGCATTGCGAATCGCAGTTTTCTCCGCCTCCAAAATTCCCACTTCACCATTTCCATTCACATTGTCGTTGTTGTTGTTCGCAGTTGGCGCAGACATCAGTTCTTTTTGCACCTTCATTGCAGCCGACCACAAATCAACCGAACCATTCATAGCTCGTTTCATCAATTGGCCCACTATCAACAAGCGGTTGATTTCATTCGTACCTTCAAAAATGCGGTTGATGCGAGAATCTCTATACGCCTTTGCAGCAGGATATTCCTCCGAAAAACCATTGCCTCCATGAATTTGCACACATTCATCCGCACAATAATCCAAAGTTTCAGAACCCAAAACCTTCAACAGCGCACATTCAATCGCATATTCTTCAGCAGCCAACAATTTTGCCTGAACTTTGTCCACACCTT
The Chitinophagales bacterium genome window above contains:
- the tgt gene encoding tRNA guanosine(34) transglycosylase Tgt, with amino-acid sequence MQFELTTTDPQSKARAGIITTDHGKIETPIFMPVGTVGTVKTVHQKELEEQIHAQIILGNTYHLYLRPGLEVLQQAGGLHKFMNWNRPILTDSGGYQVYSLAARRKITEEGVRFQSHIDGSYHLFTPENVMDIQRKIGGDFIMAFDECTPYPCEYKYAKNSIHLTHRWLKRCCEHFDNTEPLYGYEQTLMPIVQGSVYKDLRIQSAEKIASFERKANAIGGLSVGEPHEDMYAMTEVVCNILPTDKPRYLMGVGTPANLLESIALGIDMFDCVMPTRNARHGMLFTAEGVIHIKNLKWETDFSPIDENSLSYTSRTHSKAYLRHLFKSKEMLGAQIATLHNLSFYLWLVNTAREKIIAGEFYDWKEVMVKKLVRKI
- a CDS encoding VOC family protein encodes the protein MNLQVQIGHIEFFVKNPLASKEFYCNVLRFEEMVIQAGNFVWLKKDHLEILLRPQTSGSTSIASTDSYEKSKIGLVLYTDDLQKTAKELELRGLNFKGTIDSDKCLTFTDLDGNWFQLVNPNDH